One window from the genome of Osmerus mordax isolate fOsmMor3 chromosome 19, fOsmMor3.pri, whole genome shotgun sequence encodes:
- the LOC136963024 gene encoding ubiquitin carboxyl-terminal hydrolase 2-like isoform X2, with protein sequence MNSILQCLSNTPELRDYCLRGCHRSDLSPACQAKAALMEEFAKLTQSLWSSVSTEPISPSDFRTQIQRHAPKFVGYNQQDAQEFLRFLLDGLHNEVNRVRVRTRVPMEDIDHLSDSEKGMRMWNRYLEREDSKVVDLFVGQLKSSLTCSHCGYCSTVFDPFWDLSLPVAKKSTGEVNLMDCMRLFTREDVLDGDEKPTCCRCKTRRKCTKKFTIQKFPQILVLHLKRFSESCVRTSKLSTFVNFPLKDLDLREFSWDGSADAVYNLYAVSNHSGTTLGGHYTAYCRNPVLGEWYNYNDTRVSPMSSSQVPSSDAYVLFYELSSSSHM encoded by the exons ATGAACTCCATCCTGCAGTGCCTGAGCAACACCCCTGAGCTGAGAGACTACTGTCTGAGGGGCTGCCACCGCTCCGACCTCAGCCCTGCCTGCCAGGCCAAGGCTGCCCTCATGGAGG agtttGCCAagctcactcagtctctctggtCTTCGGTCTCTACGGAGCCCATCAGCCCGTCAGACTTCCGGACCCAGATCCAGAGACACGCCCCCAAGTTTGTGGGATACAA TCAGCAGGATGCCCAGGAGTTCCTGAGGTTCCTATTGGACGGGCTCCATAACGAGGTGAACAGAGTGAGGGTGAGGACGAGGGTTCCCATGGAGGACATCGATCACCTCTC GGACAGTGAGAAGGGGATGAGGATGTGGAACAGATACCTGGAGCGGGAGGACAGCAAGGTGGTGG atCTGTTTGTGGGGCAGCTGAAGAGCTCTCTGACCTGTAGTCACTGTGGCTACTGTTCTACAGTGTTTGACCCCTTCTGGGATCTCTCCCTGCCAGTCGctaag AAGAGCACCGGGGAGGTGAATCTGATGGACTGCATGCGTCTCTTCACCAGAGAGGACGTCTTGGATGGAGATGAGAAACCG acCTGCTGCCGGTGTAAAACCAGGAGGAAATGCACCAAGAAGTTCACCATCCAGAAGTTTCCTCAGATCCTTGTGCTTC ACCTCAAACGCTTCTCTGAGTCTTGCGTCAGAACCAGCAAACTCTCCACCTTCGTCAACTTCCCTCTCAAAGACCTGGACCTCAGAGAGTTCTCCTGGGACGGCAGTG CTGATGCAGTGTACAACCTCTATGCAGTCTCCAACCACTCAGGGACCACCCTGGGGGGGCACTACACTGCCTACTGCAGAAACCCCGTCCTGGGGGAGTGGTACAACTACAACGACACAAG aGTGAGTCCCATGTCGTCTAGTCAGGTGCCCAGCAGTGATGCTTATGTGCTGTTCTAcgaactctcctcctcctcacacatgtGA
- the LOC136963024 gene encoding ubiquitin carboxyl-terminal hydrolase 2-like isoform X1, translating to MPSMRQSYTVTVPEEAPATAFPFMKQDLRRKSPPMSRSMLVSTFVGLLINQAKNKTPQGLVGLRNLGNTCFMNSILQCLSNTPELRDYCLRGCHRSDLSPACQAKAALMEEFAKLTQSLWSSVSTEPISPSDFRTQIQRHAPKFVGYNQQDAQEFLRFLLDGLHNEVNRVRVRTRVPMEDIDHLSDSEKGMRMWNRYLEREDSKVVDLFVGQLKSSLTCSHCGYCSTVFDPFWDLSLPVAKKSTGEVNLMDCMRLFTREDVLDGDEKPTCCRCKTRRKCTKKFTIQKFPQILVLHLKRFSESCVRTSKLSTFVNFPLKDLDLREFSWDGSADAVYNLYAVSNHSGTTLGGHYTAYCRNPVLGEWYNYNDTRVSPMSSSQVPSSDAYVLFYELSSSSHM from the exons ATGCCGAGTATGCGACAGTCATACACGGTCACTGTTCCCGAGGAGGCTCCTGCCACCGCGTTCCCCTTCATGAAACAAGACCTGCGGCGGAAAAGCCCTCCAATGTCGCGATCCATGTTGGTGTCAACATTTGTGGGTCTCCTTATCAATCAAGCAAAG aacaagacTCCACAGGGCTTGGTGGGACTTCGTAACCTGGGCAACACC TGTTTCATGAACTCCATCCTGCAGTGCCTGAGCAACACCCCTGAGCTGAGAGACTACTGTCTGAGGGGCTGCCACCGCTCCGACCTCAGCCCTGCCTGCCAGGCCAAGGCTGCCCTCATGGAGG agtttGCCAagctcactcagtctctctggtCTTCGGTCTCTACGGAGCCCATCAGCCCGTCAGACTTCCGGACCCAGATCCAGAGACACGCCCCCAAGTTTGTGGGATACAA TCAGCAGGATGCCCAGGAGTTCCTGAGGTTCCTATTGGACGGGCTCCATAACGAGGTGAACAGAGTGAGGGTGAGGACGAGGGTTCCCATGGAGGACATCGATCACCTCTC GGACAGTGAGAAGGGGATGAGGATGTGGAACAGATACCTGGAGCGGGAGGACAGCAAGGTGGTGG atCTGTTTGTGGGGCAGCTGAAGAGCTCTCTGACCTGTAGTCACTGTGGCTACTGTTCTACAGTGTTTGACCCCTTCTGGGATCTCTCCCTGCCAGTCGctaag AAGAGCACCGGGGAGGTGAATCTGATGGACTGCATGCGTCTCTTCACCAGAGAGGACGTCTTGGATGGAGATGAGAAACCG acCTGCTGCCGGTGTAAAACCAGGAGGAAATGCACCAAGAAGTTCACCATCCAGAAGTTTCCTCAGATCCTTGTGCTTC ACCTCAAACGCTTCTCTGAGTCTTGCGTCAGAACCAGCAAACTCTCCACCTTCGTCAACTTCCCTCTCAAAGACCTGGACCTCAGAGAGTTCTCCTGGGACGGCAGTG CTGATGCAGTGTACAACCTCTATGCAGTCTCCAACCACTCAGGGACCACCCTGGGGGGGCACTACACTGCCTACTGCAGAAACCCCGTCCTGGGGGAGTGGTACAACTACAACGACACAAG aGTGAGTCCCATGTCGTCTAGTCAGGTGCCCAGCAGTGATGCTTATGTGCTGTTCTAcgaactctcctcctcctcacacatgtGA